Proteins from a genomic interval of Streptomyces sp. Tu6071:
- a CDS encoding SPFH domain-containing protein, producing the protein MFGYRVPAPDQAMLISGGKRGLGGAPFRVVTGHGKLVLPIIRKSRFLSLAMAESEVVEKCVTRQGIALTVRAVIAFKVGNDVESIVNAGQRFLSDQEQMSVLTGRIFAGHLRSIIGSMTVEEIVTERQKLATEVLDTSKSEMASIGLHVDSLQIQSIDDGDTGYIEAMSAPHKANIQRAAQIAQAQATQAAAQAQQEATRKQAEYARETAIVQAKYNAEVDQARAEAEQAGPLALAHAQQEVLAAQTELAQRQAKLREEQLVAEVVKPAQAEAERIRLVAQAEAERMRVQAEAAASNDRVALDRMLIDQLPMIVKEAAGGLSGANVNVLNGADGLGEIAAGLVSQGLTILDSVRGNLSATEDREETPRPGTAIDIT; encoded by the coding sequence ATGTTCGGCTACCGCGTACCAGCGCCCGACCAGGCCATGCTCATCTCGGGCGGCAAGCGCGGACTGGGCGGCGCGCCCTTCCGCGTCGTGACCGGGCACGGCAAGCTCGTGCTGCCCATCATCCGCAAGTCCCGCTTCCTCTCGCTCGCGATGGCCGAGTCCGAGGTGGTCGAGAAGTGCGTGACGCGCCAGGGCATCGCGCTCACCGTGCGCGCGGTCATCGCCTTCAAGGTCGGCAACGACGTCGAGTCGATCGTCAACGCCGGTCAGCGTTTCCTCTCCGACCAGGAGCAGATGTCGGTCCTCACCGGCCGGATCTTCGCGGGCCACCTGCGCAGCATCATCGGCTCGATGACCGTCGAGGAGATCGTCACCGAGCGCCAGAAGCTCGCGACCGAGGTGCTGGACACCTCGAAGTCGGAGATGGCCTCGATCGGGCTGCACGTCGACTCCCTCCAGATCCAGTCGATCGACGACGGCGACACGGGGTACATCGAGGCGATGTCCGCGCCGCACAAGGCGAACATCCAGCGCGCAGCCCAGATCGCGCAGGCGCAGGCCACGCAGGCGGCGGCCCAGGCGCAGCAGGAGGCGACGCGCAAGCAGGCCGAGTACGCGCGCGAGACGGCGATCGTGCAGGCCAAGTACAACGCGGAGGTCGACCAGGCCCGCGCCGAGGCGGAGCAGGCCGGGCCGCTCGCGCTGGCCCACGCGCAGCAGGAGGTGCTCGCCGCGCAGACGGAACTGGCGCAGCGGCAGGCGAAGTTGCGCGAGGAACAGCTCGTGGCCGAGGTGGTCAAGCCCGCGCAGGCGGAGGCGGAGCGGATCAGGCTCGTGGCGCAGGCCGAGGCGGAGCGGATGCGCGTCCAGGCGGAGGCGGCGGCGTCGAACGACCGGGTGGCGCTGGACCGGATGCTGATCGACCAGCTCCCGATGATCGTCAAGGAGGCGGCGGGCGGCCTCTCGGGCGCCAACGTCAACGTCCTCAACGGCGCGGACGGCCTCGGCGAGATCGCGGCCGGTCTGGTGAGCCAGGGCCTGACCATCCTCGACTCGGTCCGGGGCAACCTGAGCGCCACCGAGGACCGCGAGGAGACACCCCGCCCCGGCACGGCCATCGACATCACCTGA